The Thermococcus sp. 4557 genomic sequence ATAGGCTTCGTCGGCTCCGGAATGGCCGACTACGCGATGGCCATCGGTGCGGACACATCACAGGGAAGGCCCGGCGACCACCTGGAGTTCACGGCTTCCGCCGGAGGTGCCGCCTACATCATCGGCCCGAAGAGCTCCGACACCCTCGCTTACTTTGAGGCAAGCTACTCCTACGTTACAGACACCCCCGACTTCTGGAGGAGGCAGCACGAGCACTACCCGAGGCACGGCAACAGGTTCACCGGCGAGCCGGCGTACTTCCACCAGATAATAAACGCCGCCAAGACCCTCATGGAGGAGCTTGACTACTCCCCGAACGACTTCGACTACGCGGTCTTCCACCAGCCAAACGTCAAGTTCCCGCTCACCGCCGCCAAGATACTCGGAATCCCGAAGGAGAAAGTCCTCCCTGGACTGCTCAGCGGAATAATCGGCAACACTTACAGCGGTGCGACCCTTGTCGGCGTTTCGGCCGTTCTCGACATAGCCAAGCCTGGCGACAGGATCCTCTGGGTGAGCTTCGGAAGCGGTGCCGGAAGCGACGCCTTCAGCCTTGTCGTCCAGGACGCCATTGAGGAGAAGCGCGACCTCGCCCCGAAGACCATGGATTACGTGAACAGGAAGAAGTACATAGACTACGCCCTCTACGCGAAGGCGAGGAGGAAGTACATCCTGTGAGGTGGTTGAGATGAGGAAGGCGGTCATAATTGGTGCCGGAATGGTTCCGGTTGGCGAGCACTGGAAGCTCTCACTCAGAGATATAGCGGTTGAGGCCCTTCTCAACTCGATGGACGACGCTGGAATCGACAAGGTGGATTCCCTCTACGTTGGAAACATGGCCTCCGGCTCCTTCGTCGAGCAGGAGAACCTCGGGGCCCTCATAGCGGACTGGGCGGGCCTTGGCCACATACCTGCGGTCAAGGTAGAGGCCGCCTGCGCCAGCGGCGGTGCCGCGGTCCAGGAGGGTGTTAAGGCCGTCCTCAGCGGCCTTGAGGATGTGGTTGCCGTCGTTGGAGTCGAGAAGATGACCGACGCATGGCCGAGCGACGCGACTCGCTATTTGGCCTACGCGGCAGATGCCGACTGGGAGCTCTTCCACGGGGCGAGCTTCGTCGCCCTCAACGCGCTCATCATGAGGCTCTACATGAAGGAGTACGGCTACACAGAGGAGGACCTCGCCCTCTTCGCGGTCAACGCCCACGCCAACGGTGCTAAGAACCCCTACGCGATGTTCAAGAGGTCGATCACCGTTGAGACCGTCATGAAGAGCCCGTATGTGGCGGACCCGCTCAAGCTCTTCGATGCATCGCCGGTCTGCGACGGTTCCGCGGCGGTTATAATCACTACTCCTGAGAAGGCGAAGGAGCTCGGCGTTCCGAAGGAGAAGTGGGTCGAGGTTGCCGGAATGGGGCGCGCCATAGACACGATCAACCTCGCCAACAGGGAGGACTTCCTCACGCTCAAAGCCGCCAAGGTCGCCGCCGAGAGGGCCTACAAGATGGCCGGCGTTGAGGCCAAGAACATCGACTTCTTCGAGGTTCACGACGCCTTCACCGTCATGGCGGCACTCAGCCTCGAGGCCCTCGGCGTTGCGAAGAAGGGTGAGGGAGCGAAGCTGGCCAAAGAGGGACAGATAGCCATCGACGCCGACTACCCGATACAGACCATGGGAGGTCTCAAGGCTCGTGGTCACCCGGTCGGAGCCACGGGAGTTTACCAGACCGTTGAGGCCGTCCTTCAGCTCCGCGGTGAGGCGCCGAGCCAGGTGCCTGACGCGGAAATCGGCCTGACTCAGAACATAGGTGGAACTGGTTCGAACATAACCGTTAACGTCTTTAGGAGGGTCTGAAATGGCGCGCCCGATGCAGGTTTCCCGATACTGGAGGCACTTCCGTGAGAAGTACAGGCTCATCGGCGGGAAGTGCGAGAACGGCCATGTGCACTTCCCGAAGAGGTCCGTCTGCCCGGTCTGCGGCTCGAGGGAGATCGAGGAAATCGAGCTGAGCGGCAGGGGCAAGGTTCTCAGCTGGACCATCGTCAGGAACCCGCCCAGCGGCTTCGAGTACTACAAGCCCTTCCCGCTGGCGCTCGTGGAGCTCGAGGAGGGGCCTGTCGTCCTCGCCCAGCTGACCGACGTTGATCCTGAGGAGATAGACTTCGGCATGGAGGTCGAGGTCGTCACCAGGAAGATAATGGAGTTCGAGGAGGACGGAATAATCCTCTACGGCTACAAGTTCAGGCCTCCGCTGAAGTGAGGCTTTTTCTGCTTCTTTTATGCCTTTTCTATCCTCATCCTGTCCCCGTTCTCGAACTCCATCTCCAGCTTTCCGCGCTCCATTCTGACCCTGACGCCATCAACGGTGGCTTCCAGCCTCCCCTCCTTCGCCTCGACGCCCAGCATCTCGGCTATCTCCTTAACGCTCTTCAGGGAGCCTTTAACGGTCGTTTCCAGGGTCTCGCCCTCGCTCTCTATGACGACCTTCAGCCTGCCTTTACCCTCACGTATGAAACTCTCCTCTTTCAACTTCATCACCTTCTCTGGACTCGGGGGGCTTATGCAGGGCATCCACACCCCTCCACACTTCATTCGGAAGCGTTCCCCTCTTTTCTCTTCAGGTCTTTCACCATGCGCACCCATATCCCGCTCTGGCCGACTTTCTTAAAGCCGTAGTCCTCGTAGAATCTGATGGCACCCTCGTTTTTCTCCCCGACCCACAGCTCCACCCGGTCGGTGCGTTCCCCGAGGTACTCCAGGCACTTCTCCATCAGCATGTGGCCTATGCCGTGTCCCTGGAACTTCTTGTCGAGCACGAACTCGTGGACTGCCCCGACGGTTCTCCCCTCGTACTTGCTGTACCAGTCCGCGTCGCAGACTATGAAGCCCGCTATCTCGTCGCCGATCTTGGCGATGAAAAAGCCGTCCTTTGCCTTGTTCCAGCACCACCGGAGGTAGCGCTTCGCGTAGCCCTCTCCCTCGCCGCCGTACTCGCGCATACCCTCGTAGCCCCTCATGTATATCTCTATGAGCCTTTCCAGCGTCTCTTGGTCAAGCTTGGGGAGCCGCTCTATCTTCACTTCCGCCATCGATATAAGCTCATCGTGGGGTTTAAAAAGCATGACTCCCAGCCTTAAGTGGAGCAAGAAGGTGATTGAGATGGGGAAGGCCAAGCCAAGGTACTGTGAGATATGCGGGGCGCCGATAAGAGGTCCCGGTCACAGGATAAGGATCGAGGGGGCGGAAGTTCTCGTCTGCGACCGCTGTTATGAGAAATACGGTGGAAAGAAGCCCGGAACCTTCAGCATCATGCCGACCGGCAGGCAGCCGACGAGGAGAACCTATTCACGGCCGGCCAGACCGAGGCCCGCTCCGAGGCCGAGGACGGAGAGGCCGCTCTACACCGAGGAGATAGTTGAGGATTACGCCGAGAGGGTTTACAGGGCAATACAGCGCTCGGGGAAGAGCTACGAGGAGCTCTCCCACGAGGTCGGGCTCTCAATGAACGACCTCCGTGCCATCGCCCACGGCCACCGCGAGCCGACGATAAAGGAAGCGAAAAAGCTGGAGAAGTACTTCAAAATAAAACTCATCGAGACCTCCGGGGAGGAGGTTCTAGAGAAGAAGAGCATCCCGAGGGACTACGAGCCGACGCTCGGTGACATAGCCAACATCAAGATCAAGAAGCGGAAGAAGAAGTGAGTCAGAGTTCATCCAGTTCTTCGTTCTCCATCTCTTTCTCGCGCTTCTTCCTCAGCTCCTCCGCTCTGGTTCTCTTCGGCGGGTGGAAGCCTTTGAGCTTCTCGAAAGTTCCCCAGAGGCGCATCAGTTCTTCCCAGACTTCGGTATCGGGGGGAATCACGAGGACGTGCGCGGGTGGGTGTATGTCCATAAGCCTGCCTATTGCCTTCGCCGGCGCGAGGTCTATCTGGGCGATCACGTGGGCCCTGAAGCGCCTCCTCGGCTTCTCGCCGCTTATCTTCTCAAAGGCCCAGTCCGAGAGGGCGGGGGGAATAATCCTCGGGTCGCCGCGTATCTGCATTCCCCCGTAGCGCACCAAGTCTGCGAGGGCTATGCTGGCCTTCTGGAAGTTGTCGGTCCTTACTAAAACCATCGTGTTTCTCATGGTCTCACCACCCCCAGCTCTGCCCAACACCTTTTAAGCCTTCTTGATTTTTAGTTACCAGCACTTAAGAAATTTTCAACCCCTGCCTGAACACTTGTGTGCATTTTCTCCGCTCCCCTGGCCGTTGTGACCTAAACCTTTAAAAACTCAATCCGCCTCATTTATAAAGGGTTTTTAAACCCACCATCTGGAGGTGTAAGCCTTGGTCGACATGAGCAATGTAAAGCTCAGGATTGAAAACATCGTCGCTTCTGTGGACTTATTCACCCAGCTCAACCTTGAGAAGGTTATTGAAATCTGCCCCAACTCCAAGTACAACCCCGAGGAGTTCCCCGGCATAATCTGCCGCTTCGAGGAGCCCAAGGTTGCTCTTCTGATATTCAGCTCAGGTAAGCTCGTCGTCACCGGCGCAAAGAGCGTCGAGGACATAGAGCGCGCCGTCAACAAGCTCATCCAGATGCTCAAGAAGATAGGCGCCAAGTTCGCCCGCGCCCCGCAGATAGATATCCAGAACATGGTCTTCAGCGGCGACATAGGCATGGAGTTCAACCTCGATGCCGTCGCTCTGAGCCTGCCGAACTGTGAGTACGAACCCGAGCAGTTCCCCGGCGTTATCTACCGCGTTAAGGAGCCGAGGGCTGTGATACTGCTCTTCTCTTCGGGCAAAATCGTCTGCTCCGGAGCGAAGAGTGAGCACGACGCCTGGGAAGCCGTTAGAAAGCTCCTCCGCGAGCTGGAGAAGTACGGTCTCATCGAGGAAGAGGAGGAGTGGTGAAGGCTTTGGCCTTCTCCGTTATCTATTCTCCCGTTTTTCTGGAGCACAAACCGGAGAACTACCATCCCGAAAACCCTGAAAGGCTGCTGAGGGCCGTCAAGGCTCTCCAGCGGCTGGACCTCTGGAAGCCGGTCGAACCGGTTCCCGTTCCCGGGGAGGAGCTTCTGAAAGTTCATTCAAAGGAATACGTTGAGCTCGTGAGGGAACGGAGTAAGGGCTTCTCATACCTCGACCCCGATACCTACGTCTCCCCTGGCACGTGGGAAGCGGCTTTGAGGGCCTTTGGCGCTGCTAAAAAGGCGGTAGAACTAGCGCTCAATGAGAAAGGACTTTACCTGGCACTCGTCAGGCCGCCGGGCCATCACGCTGGGAAATCTGGAAGGGCTTTCAACGCCTCGACTTTGGGCTTCTGCATCTTCAACAACGCCGCATACGCCGCGAAGGTTGCGGAGGATCTGGTTGGGAAGGTTTTGGTCATAGACTTCGACGCCCACCACGGCAACGGGACGCAGGAGATACTCTGGGACGATGGGGAAGCCGTTCACATAGACCTGCACGAGCGTGAGGTCTTTCCCTGGAGCGGCTACGAGCACGAGGTTGGTGGCAAAGGTGCTGAGGGGACGAAAATCAACCTGCCGATGCCCCACTATGCGGGAGACGATGACTT encodes the following:
- a CDS encoding hydroxymethylglutaryl-CoA synthase, producing MKKLLKPRREVGIVGYGAYVPMYRIKAEEIGRVWGISSFPIQEKSVPGLDEDTITIGIEAARNALKRAKIDPKLIRAIWLGTESKPYAVKPSGTVIAEAIGATPDLDAADFEFACKAGTEALQAAIGFVGSGMADYAMAIGADTSQGRPGDHLEFTASAGGAAYIIGPKSSDTLAYFEASYSYVTDTPDFWRRQHEHYPRHGNRFTGEPAYFHQIINAAKTLMEELDYSPNDFDYAVFHQPNVKFPLTAAKILGIPKEKVLPGLLSGIIGNTYSGATLVGVSAVLDIAKPGDRILWVSFGSGAGSDAFSLVVQDAIEEKRDLAPKTMDYVNRKKYIDYALYAKARRKYIL
- a CDS encoding thiolase domain-containing protein produces the protein MRKAVIIGAGMVPVGEHWKLSLRDIAVEALLNSMDDAGIDKVDSLYVGNMASGSFVEQENLGALIADWAGLGHIPAVKVEAACASGGAAVQEGVKAVLSGLEDVVAVVGVEKMTDAWPSDATRYLAYAADADWELFHGASFVALNALIMRLYMKEYGYTEEDLALFAVNAHANGAKNPYAMFKRSITVETVMKSPYVADPLKLFDASPVCDGSAAVIITTPEKAKELGVPKEKWVEVAGMGRAIDTINLANREDFLTLKAAKVAAERAYKMAGVEAKNIDFFEVHDAFTVMAALSLEALGVAKKGEGAKLAKEGQIAIDADYPIQTMGGLKARGHPVGATGVYQTVEAVLQLRGEAPSQVPDAEIGLTQNIGGTGSNITVNVFRRV
- a CDS encoding Zn-ribbon domain-containing OB-fold protein, which gives rise to MARPMQVSRYWRHFREKYRLIGGKCENGHVHFPKRSVCPVCGSREIEEIELSGRGKVLSWTIVRNPPSGFEYYKPFPLALVELEEGPVVLAQLTDVDPEEIDFGMEVEVVTRKIMEFEEDGIILYGYKFRPPLK
- a CDS encoding GNAT family N-acetyltransferase, which gives rise to MAEVKIERLPKLDQETLERLIEIYMRGYEGMREYGGEGEGYAKRYLRWCWNKAKDGFFIAKIGDEIAGFIVCDADWYSKYEGRTVGAVHEFVLDKKFQGHGIGHMLMEKCLEYLGERTDRVELWVGEKNEGAIRFYEDYGFKKVGQSGIWVRMVKDLKRKEGNASE
- a CDS encoding multiprotein bridging factor aMBF1; the protein is MGKAKPRYCEICGAPIRGPGHRIRIEGAEVLVCDRCYEKYGGKKPGTFSIMPTGRQPTRRTYSRPARPRPAPRPRTERPLYTEEIVEDYAERVYRAIQRSGKSYEELSHEVGLSMNDLRAIAHGHREPTIKEAKKLEKYFKIKLIETSGEEVLEKKSIPRDYEPTLGDIANIKIKKRKKK
- a CDS encoding DUF356 domain-containing protein; translation: MRNTMVLVRTDNFQKASIALADLVRYGGMQIRGDPRIIPPALSDWAFEKISGEKPRRRFRAHVIAQIDLAPAKAIGRLMDIHPPAHVLVIPPDTEVWEELMRLWGTFEKLKGFHPPKRTRAEELRKKREKEMENEELDEL
- a CDS encoding TATA-box-binding protein encodes the protein MVDMSNVKLRIENIVASVDLFTQLNLEKVIEICPNSKYNPEEFPGIICRFEEPKVALLIFSSGKLVVTGAKSVEDIERAVNKLIQMLKKIGAKFARAPQIDIQNMVFSGDIGMEFNLDAVALSLPNCEYEPEQFPGVIYRVKEPRAVILLFSSGKIVCSGAKSEHDAWEAVRKLLRELEKYGLIEEEEEW